The window TTGCCTCGGCAATCGGGCTATGAAGGGGAACTATCCAAGAATCTAGCGGATTTGGATGTTCAGCACGCTCAAATTCAGTTTCGCAAAAGCCATTTGGCTCGTTACTTAACTAGACTGGTAACCATGCCTTACGATCAAAAGATGCTCCACTACCTGGACACAGTGGGCAAAATCCACACACTGCATGCCGGTTCGCCAGAGTTGAATGTCCCCTTGGTACAAATGAACGCCCTTTTAGGTTATGTGGCAGACGCGCTCACCTCGACAATCGTGGGATTCAAACTTCCCCACGAGCAAGAAACCCGAACGGTACGGGCATTTCAAAAGCTGTTATGGCTGCAAAATGATCTAATTAATCGGCATTACAGGGCGGCCCTGGCGGTCTAGTCGACTTTGAACCACTGTTGTCATTTATTCGGCAGCTTTGCAGTCACCTCGACTGCAAAGCTGCCATATAATGTAAGAAAGAACGCAATATGCACAATTTCAATACACATTAGAAGACCGGGTAATACTAAGTGCCCGGTTCTTTCCACCATAGCAGTGCCGCCGCTCCCAGAGCCAACACCCATTCGCTCATCGCAAAGCCAATCGTCATCGTGGGAATGCCGCTAAAGGCAAAAAATCCGATCGTGCGAAAAACCACAATCGAGGCATGAACTAAAAAACAACACCAAAGCGCTGGCTGGGTGAAAGAATTTTGTACCAGCGGCCACAAAAAAATTGCCCCTAGCCCAATTTGCAATCCGCCATACACGGCCAAATATTCCGACTGGCCATTCCCGGGCTGCAGCGTAAAGCCTAACGAACGGGAGGTTTGCTGGGGACTAAACGCGCACCACAAGGCCAATCCCCAATAAATCAAGCCCACAATCGCTAAAATCGAGCGTGTCACCATAAGTAATTTTCCGTTGTCTGGGCTGTAAGCGGACAATTAATCATTGCTTGGATTTTAGCCTGCAAGGAAAATTGCAACAGTGGTGCCGCGACCGAATAACGGGGGGTAGTTTGCAAAGAACTGAGGCGAATGATAAACCACCGAGCGCAGGGAGTGAAGGGAGGCAAGTGGTGGAACCCGTTCCGGCAAAAATGCTGGCGGAACCAGTTCCGCCCTACATTGCTAATACCGTTTTTCCCAGGGGATTTGGCGATAGCTCAGGTCTAAAAGCTCGATGGGGTGGATCACGGTCAATTTGTTGCCATCCAATCGGGCTTCGCGAGCAATTTGCAGCAAGCACCCCGCATTGGCCGTGGCGACAATCCTGGCTCCCGTGCCCAGGATATTGCCCAGTTTGCGGCGACTGAGTTGGGCGGACATTTCCGGCTGGGTCAGGTTGTATGTTCCCGCGGCGCCGCAGCAAAGTTCTGATTCGGGCAAATCCACCAGCGTTAATCCCGGGATCAGCCGTAGCAATCGCCGGGGTGCCTCGCGGATTTTTTGCGCGTGAACTAGATGGCAGGCGTCATGGTAAGTCACCGTCAGCGGCAGTTCGCCTTCCGGTTGATACGGCCCCAACTGATCCAAAAATTCCTGCACGTCGCGGACCTTTTCCGCAAACGCCGCCCGGGTCTGATCATGGGCGTCATGCCAGTGATGGGGATAATCTTTTAACATAGCGCCGCAACCCGCGACATTCACGATAACGGCATCGACATCGGCGGGTTGAAAAATCGCGGCGTTGGCATTGGCAAAGTGGCGCGCTGGCTCGCTTTCTCCCGCATGCAGAGCAATCGCGCCACAACAGACCTGCTCCCGTGGAATGAGCACATCGCAACCGTTCTGCTGCAGCACCCGCGCTGTCGCCCAATTCGTCTGGGCAAAGAGGGCTTCATTAACACAACCTGTAAACAAGGCCACCCGCGCGCGGCGCTTGCCGATGGCGGGTAAAACCTCGGGCAGGCGGGGCAACTTGCGGCCTCGCGGCGGCAGGGACTGGGTCAATTGCCGTAAATTGTGGGGAAGCAACCGCAGCAGGCCGAGTTTTTCAGCCATCCAAAGCAATCCCAATCGCTGCGCTATCCTGGCCGGCCACAACGCCCAGGCCAAACGCCGCGGATAGGGTAACAAACCCATCAGCACGTAGCGATGAAACCAATCTGGCGATTTTGCCTGTGCGTTGGCTAACTCGTGCATGCCCACGCGGAAGGGCTCGATCAAGCGGCCATATTGTACACCCGAGGGGCATGCCGTTTCGCACGCGCGGCAATCCAGGCATAAATCGAGATGTTTACGCACCTCATCGTTAAGGGGTATCCGCTGGTCCGTGACGGCCCGCATTAAGTAGATGCGCCCGCGGGGTCCGTCATTTTCATTGCCGGTCAGGACATACGTTGGGCAGGCGGAAGTACACAAGCCGCAGTGAATACAGTCCAAAAAGTCCGCGTAATCGACCCGCGCGCCGGGATTCGCTTTTCCGTTGCCCGACAATAGAGCATCCGTCCGGGTGGCCGTCGCGGAGCTATCATCAGTCACAACAGTGGAAGGAATGACGTCTGGCATAGGGCGAGCTGCCAAAAAAACCACCAGCGGGCTATGATTTGCGACCGGGACGTGAATTTTGCTCGGGGACAAGGAGAGCAACACGGTCGCGGTCCGATCGGCGAAAACCAACCATGGCAAACGGCATTTTTACCAAAAACGACCCGAGTTCAACCGGCCACGGGGGTCAAACTGCGCGCGCATGCGACCTTCAATCAATTGACCGTCGCCGCGCGGTCCCCAAGCACTCGCTTGGGTGAGTTCCATTCCCGGCGACCATCGCCAGACCCGTAGGCGTCCACCCAGTTGGCCTAAATGCGGGTGCCCTTGCTGCAACAGCCATTTGGACCACCCGCCGCTAGGCAATGCCGAAAACCGCACATATAAAATACCATTCGCCGCATGCAATTGCCAATGAGCCGCGGGATCAACCCCTTGTATCCAACGAACCAATTCCGCCGCCTGGCTGGGTCGTACGCAAAATTTTAAGATTGGCTGCGTTAGCATGGGCAGGTCCGTGGGTAAATTGCCAGGCGCCATTCCGGGGGAAATCCCTCCCGCAAAATCCCGCAACGCATGCAAACAACGCACCCAGGATTCTTTTTCCGGCGTATGGGGCGCGCCCAGCAGTTCATACAATTGCTGGGTGATGGTGGTCAATTGCCAATTGACTTCGGGTATTGTCCCCTCAAAACCGCAAATCAACCATGGCTCTTCGCCAGCGGAGGTCGTTGCAACGGAGTGGCCCGCATGGCCGAGACTTTGCAAAAAACCGCTCCACGCGTTTCCTCCCACCACATCCAACACCGCCGGTCGCGTAGGGCTGGCATGCAGCAGATTGAAAATCGCGGCCAAATCGACGCCAGGCGGCAACTTCCACAGACAAGCTCCGCTGGCTTGCGGCAGGGGCTGCACCTTGAGCGTGACCTGGGTGATGATCCCCAAGAGACCAACCGAGCCTACAAGCAACCGGCAAAAGTCATAGCCCGCCACATTTTTTACCACCCGTCCTCCGCCATGATAGATCCGCCCCGCCCCATCGACCGCCTCGATGCCAATGACATAATCCCGCAGCGTGCCATACAGCACTCTTCGCGGCCCGGCGGTATTGGTGGCAATGGCCCCCCCCAACGTCGCCAGATGCGGTAACGAAATATCGACTGGCAGCGTTTGCCCCTCGGTGGCTAAAACGTCCAGCAGTTCGCTAATCGTGATCCCCGCCCCGACGGTAATCGTCAGGTCCCGCGCCGGATAATCGACCACCGCCGCGAGCTTCTTTGTGGAAATACCAACACCCGCCACACGGGGAACCAGCGCGTCAGCTAGCGCAGTCTCTCCCCCCAGCGGATAGACGGCCAGGTTATCCGCGTCCGCGGCGCGTATGGCCTGCGCCACGGCGTCCACCGTATCGGGTGAATAGACTTCGCGAATGTTGGGCCAGGGAAGATTCACGATTCGACCAAAAACAAACTAGCAACAGTGCTTTACATTTATAACGCCGCGCGGCGACCGGGATGCGTTTGTTTCAAATGGATTTGTTCCGGATGGATGTGCTCCATGCCGCAGCCCCCCGCCGTGGGGAGCAATTTTTGCGGGCTGAGGAGTTGCCGGGGATTCCAGGCCGCGCGGTATCGTTCCATCGCCCGTAAGTCTTCCGGCGTGAACATTTCGTGCATAAGGCTTAGCTTTTCCACGCCAATGCCGTGCTCGCCGGTCACGCTGCCGCCACAGGCCAGGCACGCGCGCAAAATTTCCATCCCGGCGGCCAGTACCCGTTGGACCTGATCGGGATCACGCTCGTCAAAGCACAAAATAGGATGGATATTGCCATCGCCCGCGTGAAAAACATTCACAATCGTCAGGTTATAACGTTGGCCGATCTCTTGGATTTGGCGCAAAATCCAGGGCAGCTTGGTCCGGGGAACCACGCCATCCTGCGTGCAAAAACAAGGGGACAGCCTGCCCACCGCGCCAAACGCCTGCTTGCGGGCCTTCCACAATTTAGCGCGTTCGGCGTCACTGGCAGCGAGCCGCACCTCGCGCGCGCCGCATTGTAGACAGATCTGATGAATGCGGGTCCGCTGCTCGTCCAGGCCGGCCTCTAGTCCATCGACCTCAATCAGCAAGAGCGCCCCCGCGTCCGTGGGAAAGCCAAACCCAAACGCGGCCTCCAGCGGCACGATGATCCCCTGATCCAGCATCTCGAGCGCGGCGGGAATGATCCCCTGGCCAATGATTTCGCTAATGGTCGTCGTCGCCTGGTCCACCGATTCAAAAATCGCCAACAGCGTCCGCCATCCGGCGGGATTGGGCGTCAGCCGCACCCAAATTTTGGTAATGATCGCCAACGTCCCCTCGCCGCCGACCAATCCCCCGACCAAATCACAGCCCAGTTCGTCCGGGACTGGCCCCCCCAACTGCACAATCTGGCCATCGGGCAGGACAGCCTCGAGGCCCAAGACATGATTGACCGTAACTCCATATTTCAGCGTGTGGGGTCCACCGGCATTGGTGGCGACATTTCCGCCGATCGTGCAGGCCCCCTGGCTGCTGGGGTCGGGGGCGTAATGCCAACCGCTCCCTTTGAGCGCGGTGTTCAGTTGCGAATTAACGACACCTGGTTGCACCACGGCGTAACGGTCGCGGGTGTTTAGCTCTTCGATCCGATTGAGCCGGGTCAGTACGATCATGATCCCGCCGCCGACCGGCAGGCACCCTCCGGCCAGGCTGGTTCCCGCCCCGCGCGGGACAAACGGCACTCCAAACTGATTCGCCAGCTTGACGATTTCGGCCACCTGCGCGGTGGAACGTGGAAAGACCACGATGTCGGGCGAATTTTTTTCCAGAACGTAGCCATCGCACTCATAAACGAGCAGCTCGGTCCGATTGGAAAGCACGGCCTCCGCCCCGACAATTTGCCGCAGCCGACCGCACAGTTCGGCTAGCCCCCCGGAGGGGATTATTCCCCGCGCGGCTGAAGATGTTGGCGATTGTGGGCTAGTGGTCATGACGCCTGGGTGTGCAGTGGGGATTTGCCGGGCGGGAACGTAACGGAGATTTCCAGGAAAGCACGTATTCTAAACCAGATTGGACAGAGGCAGAATAGGGGAGAGGGACGCGGGTCGCGGGACGCGGGACGCGGGAGATGGGAGGTGGGAGGTGGGAGGTGGGAGGCGAGAGACGGGGGACGAGCCTTAGAGAGGACCCCTTGGGAAAACTTTCGAAGTTAGTGATACCACGAGACAGCCCACAACTTAGTAACCCCATAAACTCGCTCAAAAAATTTCCCTCATCCCCACGAACCGGCGTTCCCTTCGCCCCGTAGTTTCCCCCAGGAGCGTGATTTGTCGTTTAAATGACATTTCATCGGAAATTGTTCTTGTATTCTAATACTTTGCAGTGTAAAGTTATTCGGGGTACTAGCTCATGTCACGGGAATTGCCATGAATGTCCATCAAGCTTTGGCCGATGTGCGGGCGTTACGGGCCACCTTGGCTCGCAGTCGCGACTTTCCGCTGCTCAGCCCTAACTATGTCCTCTTCACCGGATTGGCCGGTGGCGCGGCGGCGATATACCAGTTTGCCCTGGGTACCGCCGATCCCCCCATCGACCGGGACTTTGTCCGCTATTGGAGTATACAGGGGGCCGTGTTGGCCGGGATCTGTCTGATTTCCGTCGCGGGGCGGTATCTACGCGAACCGTCCGAGTGGTCCTGGGGCATCCTCCGCGATACTTGCCTGCTCTTTGTCCCTCCCCTGTTGGTCGGCGGGTTGCTAACCTGGTTAGTTATGTTGCGCGCGCCTGCGGCGATGGCAATTCTGCCCGCTAGCTGGGCGTTGCTCTTTGGCTGCGCGGTCTGGTCCGCCGCGGCAAAATTTCCGCCAGGCATGGGCGGGGTGGCCATCTACTACTTTTTAGCGGGAATTGGCCTGATTTTTACACCCGATGCCTACCTTTCCGCGGGGATGGGCGTGGCCTTTGGCGGGGGGCAACTCATCATGGGGGGATTCTTGTCCTATGTGCGCCAAACGAGCTAAACCCACGCCCGGTTCCGCCATGCCCCCCAGTCCCCAGGACGCAGGAGCCGACTATGACTTTGCGGGCCTTGACCGGACTTTGCACGAAAAAGCCCGACTGGGCATCGTGTTGGCCCTGGCCAAGGCACCCGCGGGATTGGTCTTTGGAGATCTTAAGCGACTGTGCGGGCTGACCGATGGCAACCTCAGCCGACATTTAAAGACGCTGACCGATGCCCAGTTTGTCGAGGCCTGGAAAGGGTATCGCGACAACTACCCCCAGACGCTGCTGCGCTTGACCCCCCTGGGGAATAGCCGCTTTCAACAATATCTGGCCGAACTGGAACGCGTGCTGCAGACCGCCACGCAGACCCAGGCCGTGGTCGCCCCCGCCCCCCTTCCCCATCGTCCCCGCCTGGCCTAAGGCTCTCCCTTTTTTTAGCCTTTTACTTTGCATTACAAAGTACTTTGCTTTCCAGTGTTTATCTGCCCATTGTGTCATTTTTTTCCAGGTGAATCCATGTTCCTGACTAAATTCTTTGGCACACCAAAGCCCACCCCGCCAAAATTGCTCCCTCCGCCGCGCGAGGCTCACGCCTGGTGCCAGTACTTTCATCAGCAGGCGCGGATCGTGGGTGATGTTTTGCGCGGGGTGGACACCAATGTGACGCCAGCCGAATTGCAGGCCGTTGGCCGCTCGGTGCAAATTTTTCAATTGGGCGAAAGCGGCCAGGGCAAACACTTTCTCGCCTGCGCGGAACGATACGCTCAACAGTCGGGCGATGAGGATTATTTATTGGCTCTACCGCTGTTTCTGGCGGAGGAACACCGCCACGCCCGTGATTTGGGACGATTGCTCACGGCCTGGAAGTTACCACTACTGCAAAAAAACTGGACTAACGGCATCTTCCGCTGGCTGCGGCACCGGGCGGGATTAAAACTCACGATTAGCGTCTTGCTTTCGGCGGAAGTGATCGCCCAGGTGTATTATGCCGCGCTGCGCGAGGCGACCGCGTGCCCGGCGCTACAGCGGCTTTGTCGCCAAATTTTACGCGACGAGGCGCAGCATGTCCGCTTTCAGGCGGAGCGGCTGGCCATCCTGCGGGCGGGGCATTCCCGCTGGTGGGTGGCGGTGACGCAATGGGGAGAGCGAATGCTGTTCCTGGGGACGCGCTGGGTGGTGTGGCGGACGCATCATCCGGTGTTTCGCGCGGCGGGCATGAACTGGCGGGAATACCGCCGCAGGGTGCGTCGATGCTTTGCACGGGCCCAAACGCTGGCCAATCCGGCCAATTACGCCCCTATGCCCGATCGTCATGCCAGTATCACGGAACAACTTCGCTGGCAACTCGCTGGCCAAAAATGGCTGGATTAACGGGAGAAAGCGCGGCGGCGGGACTTGCGAAACGACCCGTGGGGAACGCATAATCCACTCAGTTTTGTTGATCAGCGGTTGTACTTGTATCAATGATAGCGGAAAACGCGGCACACGCGGATATTGGCATGAATCCCTACGCCGCGCCTCAAGCCGTCGACACACAAACCCCGCGGCGGTTTCCGCCGATTGATCCCGCCAGCGGCCTCTGGACGTATGCCTGGCTGGTCGTGCTGGTTTTATGGCCCGTAGCGCTTCTCAATTATCTGGACCGGCAGATGCTGGCCGCCATGAAATCCTCCGTCATGGCGGATATTCCCGATATCGCCCGCGAAGCCAACTGGGGCTACATGCTGGGCCAGTTCAAATGGGTGTATGCGTTTTTTAGTCCGCTGGGGGGGTATCTGGCCGACCGGTTTAGTCGCCGCTGGACCATCTGCGGCAGCCTGTTTGTCTGGTCGGGGGTCACCTGGGCGACAGGACAAGTCACCACGTATGACGGCCTGTTGTGGACGCGCACCTGGATGGGAATCAGCGAGGCGTTTTATATACCCGCGGCGCTCGCGCTCATCGCCGATTATCACAGCGGAGGGACGCGCTCGCGCGCGATTGGCCTGCACCAGACGGCCATTTATTGCGGAATTATCCTGGGGGGCTTTGGCGGCTACGTGGCGGACGCGCCCGACTGGGGCTGGCGCAGCGCGTTTGATATTTGCGGCATGGCGGGACTACTGTATGCGGTGCCGCTGTGGCTAATGTTGCGCGATAAACCGCGCAGCCCATCCGCCGCAACGACCGAAAGTGCACTATCCAGCGGGTCCGGCGCCCCCTCCATCGGTCAAACGCTACGCGAATTATTAGGCAACGGGTCATTCTTGTTGCTTGTCGCGTGTTTTACGCTCCCCGCGCTGGCCGGTTGGGTGGTTAAGGACTGGATGCCCGCGATCCTCAAGGACAAATTCATGATTGGGCAGGGTTTGGCCGGAGTTTCGGCCACGCTGTACGTCAATTTGGCCGCGCTGGTGGGCGTGTTTGCCGGAGGCTGGCTGGCCGATGGCTGGATGCGCCAAAACATTCGCGGACGAATTTATGTGAGCGCCCTGGGAATGACGCTGTTGATTCCGGCGCTGTTTGGCGTGGGAAATGCCGACACTCTGTTGCTGGCAATACTGTTCTTGGTGGTCTTTGGGGTCGGTTGGGGCTTTTTTGACTGTAATAACATGCCCATCTTGACGCAGATTGTCCGTCCGGGACTACGGGCCAGCGGGTATGGTATCATGAATTTGGTAAGTATCAGTTGTGGCGGGCTGGCTGATTGGGGCTTTGGCGAACTGCGCGATCGGCAAGTGCCATTGAATCTGATTTTTGGCGTGTTTGGCGCCGTGGCCCTCTTGTCCGTGGGATTGGTCCTGCTCATTAAGCCCCAACCCGAACAATCCGCCGGGCCACCGGAACACTAACTTCGTCACCCCTTTTTGCAGAAAGTCGCTTGCATGTCCCTCCGCCTTACCGGTTTAACCGCCGCCGCGCATACACCTTTCTTGGACGATGGCAGCCTGCATTTGGCGGCAATTGACCGCGCCGCCGAGCATTTCTTGTCCGTGGGCGTGGAGCGGGTGTTTATCTGCGGAACCACCGGCGAGAGCCATTCTTTGACCGTGGCCGAGCGGCAGGCGATCGCCGAGCGCTGGCTGACGGTCGCCCGCGGCACAAAGTTGCAGGTGGTAGTCCACGTGGGGAGCAACTGCCTGGCTGATAGCGCCGAACTGGCCCGGCACGCCCAGCGACAAGGGGCGTTGGCGATCGCGGCGGTCGCGCCGTCGTATTTTAAGCCGCCGCACATCCCGGCGCTGATCGCTTGCCTGCGGCAGATTAGTTCCGCCGCGCCGGATTTACCCTTTTATGCCTATGATATTCCCGTCATGACCGGACTAAGTTTATCCATGGCGGAATTGCTGGAGCAGGGACAGGCCGATTTACCCCGCTTGAACGGGCTAAAATTTACCAACCCCGACCAAAAGACGTTTCAATTTTGCCTGCAATACCAGGGGGGGCGGTATGACATCTTGTGGGGATTGGACGAGGCGCTGCTGGGGGCGTTGGCATTGGGCGCCACGGGGGCGATAGGCAGCAGTTATAACTTTGCCGCCCCGATTTATCTGCGGATGTGGCGGGCGTTTAGGGAACATGATCTGCCGCTCGCCCGCCAAGAACAATTTCGCGCCGCACGGGTCATTGCCGCGCTGGTCCAGGCGGGATACCTGCCAGCGACAAAACAGGTGATGTGCTGGCTGGGCATTCCCGTAGGCCCCCCGCGCCTGCCACTGGTCGCGCTGACCACCGCCCAAGCGTCAACATTGCGTAAGCAACTGGATGAGATGGAATTTTGGAGCTGGATCGACCAAGAGCCGGTTGGGGAGTAGGAGGGGAGATGAGAGGCAAGGGATGAGAGGCGGGAGATGGGAGGCGAGTGACGAGAGACAGAAGACGGGAGAAGCGAGTGGCGGAATTCAGCTCCGGAGGAGCGTCATCTTTATAGTAACCGACAACACACCACAAATATAATTATTTATTTATTCTTTTAATTGACATGTCCGCCGGGCATCGGCCAGCCCCCTAGCCCAATATTTTGATTACAATAGGTTCATGCGCGAATTTCGTATATTTCAATTTTTCGGAACCAAATCCTTGACGGGGCTGAGGGGAATGCATCTTATGGGAATAGCATTGAACGGCATCATAGCGGTTTTGAACAGCGGAACGCGACTGAGAGGCAATATTTTGGTGTATTGGAGCAAAAATATGCCTGCAGGTGTTTTTCAAATGGCGGGGATGCCATACCTTGATGGGTGTCCCCAGCGGGGTTCCGTTTCCCGCCCGATTCACCAATATGTGATGTTCTGTCTGGCGTTGCTCGCCTGTTTTACTGCTAATACTCCGGCCCAGGCGGTTGAAGCGCGGCTTTTGTACAAGTTGACCGCGCCTGACGGGCAGCCAAGCGAGGGTTTTGGCAGTCTATTAACTATAATCGATGGCGATTTATTGGTAACCGCACCTGCGGTTACAGAACATCTTCCTTCAGTGGATGTGCAAAATTTTGCAAATGGTAAAGCGTATCTGTTTGACGGAGCGACGGGTGCATACAAGTTCGCTTTAAGCAATCCCGAGCCGATGAACCTGGATCGATTCGCCGAAGCTGCGACGGGCGGCGATGGACAGGTGTTTCTATCGGCTATAGGGCTGCAGGAGCGCGTTTATGCGTTTAGCGCGGTCACGGGCAATTACCTGGGAAAAATTCAGAATCCAGAGCCTGTATCCGCGAAATTTGGCGGCAGCATAGCCTACGGATCGGGGAGTTTGCTGGTGGCGGCTCCTTCGTACAGTGATCCAGCGAACGATTACCAAAATGATCGCCTATATATCGGCCAAGTGTATCTATACAACGCGAATACGAGGGAGTTAGAGCTAACCATACCCAATCCGGAGCCAAGCTGGGGCGACCTTTTTGGATATAGTGGCATGGTAGTTAATCGGGATTCAATTTTAATCAGTTGCGTTGCCGATGGTCCGTTAAATGAGCCAAGTAATTTTGCGGGGCGTGTGTGGGAATTAGATCGTCAGTCGGGTCAAGTGTTGGGTACACTGGAAAATCCCAACCATACAATGGAATTTTTAGAATGGGATTGGTTTGGCTATAACGTAGCTGCAAATGAGCAATTGATAGTTGTTAGTGCCGATGAAGAAGACACTAATGGAATATACGGATCCGGGATGGTTTATATTTTTGATGCATTATCCGGAAATTTGTTGCACGCGCTCCACAGCCCTTTTCCTCGAGAAAATGCAGAGTTTGGTCAAACATTGGCGATTAATGCCGCTGGCCAAGTCCTGATTGGAGAAAGCAACTATTTGCAAAACGGTTTAAGTGGCACTTCTCAAGTCTATCTCTATGACGGACACAGTGGGCAATTATTGGCAACGATAATAAACCCTGATTCATCTATCAGCTACACAGGGTCTGTCACGACTTTTGAAAACCGCATTTATATTAGTGCTCTCGGGACTGGAGCGAGTGACCTCCCCTACACAAGCTCGGTTTACGTCTATGAGATCATTCCCGAGCCGTCGTTTTGGATGCTGGCTGTGTTGGCAATATCATATTTTGGAATAAGACACATTTTATGGAACGGGCCAAAGAGATTGAGCACTTGTGCGCCTCGTATTGCTCTAACGTCCCAAACTTAGGATACCCTTCTTAACCAGTCCTTGCCACGCTCTTGCCGGTTCC of the Pirellulales bacterium genome contains:
- a CDS encoding protoglobin family protein, whose protein sequence is MHAAAPLLAPLVPHLVDAVYHKLRQYDATWRHFLPRQSGYEGELSKNLADLDVQHAQIQFRKSHLARYLTRLVTMPYDQKMLHYLDTVGKIHTLHAGSPELNVPLVQMNALLGYVADALTSTIVGFKLPHEQETRTVRAFQKLLWLQNDLINRHYRAALAV
- a CDS encoding DUF4345 family protein, with protein sequence MVTRSILAIVGLIYWGLALWCAFSPQQTSRSLGFTLQPGNGQSEYLAVYGGLQIGLGAIFLWPLVQNSFTQPALWCCFLVHASIVVFRTIGFFAFSGIPTMTIGFAMSEWVLALGAAALLWWKEPGT
- a CDS encoding heterodisulfide reductase-related iron-sulfur binding cluster gives rise to the protein MPDVIPSTVVTDDSSATATRTDALLSGNGKANPGARVDYADFLDCIHCGLCTSACPTYVLTGNENDGPRGRIYLMRAVTDQRIPLNDEVRKHLDLCLDCRACETACPSGVQYGRLIEPFRVGMHELANAQAKSPDWFHRYVLMGLLPYPRRLAWALWPARIAQRLGLLWMAEKLGLLRLLPHNLRQLTQSLPPRGRKLPRLPEVLPAIGKRRARVALFTGCVNEALFAQTNWATARVLQQNGCDVLIPREQVCCGAIALHAGESEPARHFANANAAIFQPADVDAVIVNVAGCGAMLKDYPHHWHDAHDQTRAAFAEKVRDVQEFLDQLGPYQPEGELPLTVTYHDACHLVHAQKIREAPRRLLRLIPGLTLVDLPESELCCGAAGTYNLTQPEMSAQLSRRKLGNILGTGARIVATANAGCLLQIAREARLDGNKLTVIHPIELLDLSYRQIPWEKRY
- a CDS encoding FAD-binding oxidoreductase, whose protein sequence is MNLPWPNIREVYSPDTVDAVAQAIRAADADNLAVYPLGGETALADALVPRVAGVGISTKKLAAVVDYPARDLTITVGAGITISELLDVLATEGQTLPVDISLPHLATLGGAIATNTAGPRRVLYGTLRDYVIGIEAVDGAGRIYHGGGRVVKNVAGYDFCRLLVGSVGLLGIITQVTLKVQPLPQASGACLWKLPPGVDLAAIFNLLHASPTRPAVLDVVGGNAWSGFLQSLGHAGHSVATTSAGEEPWLICGFEGTIPEVNWQLTTITQQLYELLGAPHTPEKESWVRCLHALRDFAGGISPGMAPGNLPTDLPMLTQPILKFCVRPSQAAELVRWIQGVDPAAHWQLHAANGILYVRFSALPSGGWSKWLLQQGHPHLGQLGGRLRVWRWSPGMELTQASAWGPRGDGQLIEGRMRAQFDPRGRLNSGRFW
- a CDS encoding FAD-linked oxidase C-terminal domain-containing protein, coding for MTTSPQSPTSSAARGIIPSGGLAELCGRLRQIVGAEAVLSNRTELLVYECDGYVLEKNSPDIVVFPRSTAQVAEIVKLANQFGVPFVPRGAGTSLAGGCLPVGGGIMIVLTRLNRIEELNTRDRYAVVQPGVVNSQLNTALKGSGWHYAPDPSSQGACTIGGNVATNAGGPHTLKYGVTVNHVLGLEAVLPDGQIVQLGGPVPDELGCDLVGGLVGGEGTLAIITKIWVRLTPNPAGWRTLLAIFESVDQATTTISEIIGQGIIPAALEMLDQGIIVPLEAAFGFGFPTDAGALLLIEVDGLEAGLDEQRTRIHQICLQCGAREVRLAASDAERAKLWKARKQAFGAVGRLSPCFCTQDGVVPRTKLPWILRQIQEIGQRYNLTIVNVFHAGDGNIHPILCFDERDPDQVQRVLAAGMEILRACLACGGSVTGEHGIGVEKLSLMHEMFTPEDLRAMERYRAAWNPRQLLSPQKLLPTAGGCGMEHIHPEQIHLKQTHPGRRAAL
- a CDS encoding transcriptional regulator, which encodes MCAKRAKPTPGSAMPPSPQDAGADYDFAGLDRTLHEKARLGIVLALAKAPAGLVFGDLKRLCGLTDGNLSRHLKTLTDAQFVEAWKGYRDNYPQTLLRLTPLGNSRFQQYLAELERVLQTATQTQAVVAPAPLPHRPRLA
- a CDS encoding MFS transporter yields the protein MNPYAAPQAVDTQTPRRFPPIDPASGLWTYAWLVVLVLWPVALLNYLDRQMLAAMKSSVMADIPDIAREANWGYMLGQFKWVYAFFSPLGGYLADRFSRRWTICGSLFVWSGVTWATGQVTTYDGLLWTRTWMGISEAFYIPAALALIADYHSGGTRSRAIGLHQTAIYCGIILGGFGGYVADAPDWGWRSAFDICGMAGLLYAVPLWLMLRDKPRSPSAATTESALSSGSGAPSIGQTLRELLGNGSFLLLVACFTLPALAGWVVKDWMPAILKDKFMIGQGLAGVSATLYVNLAALVGVFAGGWLADGWMRQNIRGRIYVSALGMTLLIPALFGVGNADTLLLAILFLVVFGVGWGFFDCNNMPILTQIVRPGLRASGYGIMNLVSISCGGLADWGFGELRDRQVPLNLIFGVFGAVALLSVGLVLLIKPQPEQSAGPPEH
- a CDS encoding dihydrodipicolinate synthase family protein, with amino-acid sequence MSLRLTGLTAAAHTPFLDDGSLHLAAIDRAAEHFLSVGVERVFICGTTGESHSLTVAERQAIAERWLTVARGTKLQVVVHVGSNCLADSAELARHAQRQGALAIAAVAPSYFKPPHIPALIACLRQISSAAPDLPFYAYDIPVMTGLSLSMAELLEQGQADLPRLNGLKFTNPDQKTFQFCLQYQGGRYDILWGLDEALLGALALGATGAIGSSYNFAAPIYLRMWRAFREHDLPLARQEQFRAARVIAALVQAGYLPATKQVMCWLGIPVGPPRLPLVALTTAQASTLRKQLDEMEFWSWIDQEPVGE